A section of the Zygosaccharomyces rouxii strain CBS732 chromosome B complete sequence genome encodes:
- the TIM8 gene encoding protein transporter TIM8 (highly similar to uniprot|P57744 Saccharomyces cerevisiae YJR135W-A TIM8 Mitochondrial intermembrane space import protein), with protein sequence MSSITTADLANLNDSSKKEIATYLEAENSKQKVQMSIHQFTNTCFKECIQSTNNTDLSSQEEQCLGNCVNRFLDTNIRIVKGLQSLQ encoded by the coding sequence ATGTCCTCAATCACTACTGCTGATCTCGCAAATTTGAACGATTCctcaaagaaagaaattgctACTTACTTGGAGGCAGAAAATTCCAAACAAAAGGTCCAGATGTCTATACATCAATTCACCAACACTTGCTTCAAAGAATGTATCCAATCGACAAACAACACTGATCTTTCATCTCAGGAGGAGCAATGTTTGGGTAATTGCGTGAACAGATTTCTGGATACCAACATTAGAATCGTGAAAGGTTTGCAAAGTCTCCAAtaa
- the TTI2 gene encoding Tti2p (similar to uniprot|P47168 Saccharomyces cerevisiae YJR136C Hypothetical ORF), whose amino-acid sequence MEELKAFVTKFDGAHLPTIDDDDLRQTCSHLRDHATDDVNTSLQVIQCLSYFTMDKEPRGSKCLETIKIVVDKLTNDTNWSYDELLTWLIDRLRPLLLRTKESSRQSNKNENNALKPKVGQSYKEDEQRQAWRNEGGLKSIPFFYVVLFNLKNRHVSSNLWWITPGILNILDDTTDIVGVKLKGVILLRVFLENCFEDQKNWVSFSDLGLYELYSPILWNLCYYLPPSYDSNTSLSILQTVFPTLNSLYRLQFISSDLKYKYHLGKFLSEILLQNLIPRVNFISEPLTAYALDVCCRCVRILGVSSAVHLQRMIYVLGEYLVRNPFFTAFDSLMDNTLSLIHTMIVECPAERVVAHKYDFYGLLLISFGKCKQEGKLTQEIMRKFKRIRESMKATGCDPNEDKDEILANHRYMEEFFN is encoded by the coding sequence atggaagaattaaaagCATTTGTTACTAAATTTGATGGTGCACACTTACCCACAatagatgatgatgatttacgTCAAACCTGTTCCCATCTAAGAGATCATGCCACAGATGATGTCAATACAAGCTTACAAGTTATACAATGCCTGTCGTATTTCACTATGGATAAAGAGCCCAGAGGCTCTAAATGTTTGGAGACTATTAAGATAGTAGTTGATAAATTGACTAATGACACCAATTGGAGTTATGATGAATTGCTAACGTGGTTAATTGACAGATTAAGACCACTTCTCTTGAGAACTAAAGAGAGTTCTAGGCAATCCAATAAGAATGAAAACAATGCACTCAAGCCCAAAGTAGGGCAATCGTATaaggaagatgaacaaaGACAGGCATGGAGAAATGAAGGCGGATTGAAAAGCATTCCATTTTTCTACGTGGTATTGtttaatttgaagaataGACATGTGTCTTCCAATCTGTGGTGGATTACACCTGGCATTTTAAACATATTAGATGATACTACAGATATTGTAGGTGTTAAATTAAAAGGTGTAATTCTACTGAGAGTTTTCCTTGAAAATTGTTTTGAAGATCAAAAGAACTGGGTTTCATTTAGTGATTTAGGTCTTTACGAACTGTATTCaccaattctttggaaCCTCTGCTACTACTTACCACCATCTTATGATTCTAATACCTCTTTAAGCATACTACAGACCGTTTTTCCCACATTGAATTCCCTATATCGTTTACAATTCATCAGCAgtgatttgaaatacaaGTATCATCTAGGAAAATTCTTATCAGAAATTTTATTACAGAATTTAATCCCAAGAGTCAATTTCATTAGTGAACCATTGACAGCTTACGCTCTCGACGTATGCTGTCGATGTGTCAGGATTTTGGGCGTATCATCGGCGGTTCATCTACAACGTATGATTTACGTTCTAGGGGAATATCTAGTGAGAAATCCATTCTTCACAGCATTTGATTCGCTAATGGACAATACTTTAAGTCTAATACACACCATGATAGTCGAATGTCCTGCAGAAAGAGTCGTTGCGCATAAATACGATTTCTACGGATTACTGTTGATATCATTTGGTAAGTGTAAGCAAGAAGGTAAACTTACACAAGAAATTATGCGTAAGTTCAAACGCATTCGTGAATCGATGAAAGCCACCGGATGCGACCCTAACGAGGATaaggatgaaattttagCAAACCACAGGTACatggaagaatttttcaactaG
- a CDS encoding chalcone isomerase domain-containing protein (similar to uniprot|P38884 Saccharomyces cerevisiae YHR198C FMP22 The authentic non-tagged protein was localized to the mitochondria), with translation MLLNPLLKRSRVSSKSAIRNISLLSTRRAYHPQNVQIPRPFTKGRQTYYGLSLAGLTAAWAINSQLHAADNDANVNDDAENTVMVDKNISPFPVHIGPPKYPFSTDYSLLGYGYRYVTFISFKVYDLGIYIADQDKHLVPEVLSSKFLSTAFVDTDHSKSHKENVNAALNDSEKSAVLIGNLLDTGCRMLAKITPVRNTDFNHLKDGLVKTILAHPEAKNNQEILNSGLKELKEAFTKKGKVPKDHDLFLELQANGALQVAYYDRKKDKTFRLGLVNEPLVGKFLFSQYMGGPKPLSPTTQKSVAEHIVAML, from the coding sequence atgttgTTGAATCCGTTGTTGAAGAGATCTCGTGTATCGTCCAAATCTGCAATTAGAAATATATCGCTTCTTTCTACACGTAGAGCATACCACCCCCAAAATGTACAGATCCCAAGGCCTTTTACCAAGGGGAGGCAGACTTACTACGGGTTATCTTTGGCTGGATTGACAGCTGCATGGGCTATTAACAGTCAATTACACGCTGCTGATAACGATGCTAATGTGAATGATGATGCTGAAAATACTGTTATGGTGGATAAAAATATTTCCCCTTTTCCAGTGCACATTGGACCTCCCAAATACCCATTCTCAACGGATTACTCACTACTTGGTTATGGATACAGATATGTGACGTTTATCTCCTTCAAAGTTTATGATTTAGGGATTTACATTGCCGATCAGGATAAACATTTGGTACCTGAAGTATTAAGCTCCAAGTTTCTTTCCACTGCATTTGTCGACACAGATCACAGCAAATCCCACAAGGAAAACGTTAACGCTGCTTTGAATGATTCTGAGAAATCTGCTGTCCTTATTGGTAACCTTTTGGATACAGGATGTAGAATGCTAGCAAAGATTACACCAGTGAGAAATACGGATTTTaaccatttgaaagatggCCTTGTAAAAACCATTTTAGCCCATCCTGAAGCAAAAAATAACCAAGAGATTTTGAATTCAGGTTTAAAGGAATTAAAAGAAGCATTCACGAAGAAGGGTAAAGTACCTAAGGACCACGATTTATTTTTGGAGTTGCAAGCTAATGGTGCTCTACAAGTTGCCTATTACGACAGAAAGAAGGATAAGACGTTTAGATTGGGGTTAGTTAATGAACCGCTTGTCggtaaattcttgttcagTCAATACATGGGTGGTCCCAAACCATTATCACCAACTACTCAAAAATCCGTCGCCGAACACATTGTTGCTATGTTATAA
- the MET5 gene encoding sulfite reductase (NADPH) subunit beta (highly similar to uniprot|P47169 Saccharomyces cerevisiae YJR137C ECM17 Sulfite reductase beta subunit involved in amino acid biosynthesis transcription repressed by methionine), which yields MTTSNACTLSEALLKYAQAVDSFKFFFTTAIKDTKSEFASFPHAVQLLNNADPLGEVIEQISKDRLTTLVTDEATLVKSLPHLQGLQGHPIVINVDLSLQDYSVIPFFKDLSIPILISSNEKIFDVNAQRSLDIASKCLRPVLHFINFKNLKHKVEADVKPTQLAEEPADLDALDLGSKFDIISTSKTPTTAVINYSACDFSSVLPNDTSLVQINVYRPWSIQDLLTALPNSIKKVVVAQSATQKSEQNGFEPLLLDFFQDFDSLIEKGIDQVIISNIGLVTDLSAVLGEIISNVNSKEPNLSLFVGEQVKEKETIEELSSLKNVLDLENAYMKVIRQLFTSNSNFLNEYTSETVQQNNPEYGYGLFLNQNKRREELVALARRSLDPSLYGTTDAVSFVQLLGKWVSYHDQSLDESALKEANVVSQQVFEFLQKHGDSKKASEFLQLGSDEESYVFKSTWLVGSDAWSYDLGNSGVHQVLSGKKNINVLLIDSEPFEHRKETQQRKKDVGLYAMNFGHVYVASVAVYSSYSQLLTAFIEASRYNGPSIVLAYLPYHSERDTPLEILKETKKAVGSGYWPLFRYDPSKEDDEAFVLDSSVIRRELQTFLDRENRLTLLSKKYPDFSRNLVQSASDKVTKKQERRAKQAYEQLLEGLSGPPLHVYFASDGGNAASLAKRLSNRAAARGLKATCQSMDEIDLEDLPGEENVIFITSTAGQGEFPQDGKGFWDALKGSTGMDLGSLKFSVFGLGDSLYWPRKEDKHYYNRPSRELFKKLEILAAKAIVPLGQGDDQDADGYQTAYGPWEEELWEALGVSGANVADEPKPWTNEDMKINSDFLRGTIVPGLEDESTGTIHAHDQQLTKFHGCYMQDDRDVRDVRKAQGMEPYYAFMARIRLPGGKANPEQWLILDRLSNESGNGTMKLTTRATFQLHGIVKRNLKHTIRGMNSTLMDTLAACGDVNRNVMLSAIPHNAKIHQQISDFGYKVSEYFLPNTTAYHEIWLNGVDDRDYDPNWPSIFENRKDGPTKKKTKVSGGALVDVEPLYGPTYLPRKFKVNIAVPPYNDVDVWSSDVGLVTIVDPETQEVTGYNMYVGGGMGTTHNNKKTYPRTGSLFGYLPVSDVIKAIEGVMIVQRDNGDRNDRKHGRLKYTIDDMGVDIYKSKVEEHMGRKFEPGRPFEIKDNHDYFGWVKDETGMNHFTAFIENGRVEDTVELPQKTGMKKVAQLMQKHGSGHFRLTGNQHVVICDIKDEHLDEVKKVLHKYKLDNTDFSPLRLHSASCVGLPTCGLAMAESERYLPELISKVEDILEELGLRHDSVVMRMTGCPNGCARPWLGEVALIGKAPETYNLMLGGGYYGQRINKLYRASVKEEEILEILKDLFKRWSQEREEGEHFGDFLIRVGVIAPTLEGKYFHDDIPEETV from the coding sequence ATGACAACTTCCAACGCTTGTACATTATCAGAGGCACTTCTGAAATATGCCCAGGCGGTGGATtccttcaaattttttttcactacTGCCATCAAGGATACAAAGTCTGAATTTGCAAGTTTTCCTCATGCCGTTCAATTGTTGAACAATGCAGATCCCTTAGGAGAAGTGATTGAGCAAATCTCCAAGGATCGCCTGACAACATTAGTAACCGATGAAGCCACTTTAGTCAAATCATTACCTCACTTGCAAGGTTTACAAGGTCACCCAATCGTAATCAATGTGGATTTGTCATTACAAGACTATTCAGTGATTCCATTTTTTAAGGATCTCTCTATCCccattttaatttcttccaatgaGAAAATCTTCGATGTTAACGCTCAAAGATCTCTAGACATTGCCTCTAAATGCTTAAGACCAGTGTTgcatttcatcaattttaaGAATCTGAAGCACAAAGTGGAAGCTGATGTGAAACCAACACAGCTTGCTGAAGAACCAGCTGATCTGGATGCTTTAGATTTAGGTAGCAAATTCGATATTATTTCTACAAGTAAAACTCCTACCACTGCTGTGATCAATTATTCAGCATGCGATTTTAGCTCAGTGCTACCTAATGACACTAGTCTGGTTCAAATTAATGTTTACAGACCTTGGAGTATACAAGATCTGCTAACCGCTTTACCCAATTCCATTAAGAAAGTTGTTGTGGCCCAAAGTGCAACCCAAAAATCAGAACAAAATGGGTTTGAACCATTGTTGttagatttctttcaagatTTCGACTCTTTGATCGAGAAAGGTATTGACCAAGTTATAATATCCAATATCGGTTTGGTTACCGATTTAAGCGCTGTTCTGGGTGAAATTATTAGTAATGTCAATTCAAAGGAACCAAATCTGTCACTTTTCGTTGGTGAGCAagtaaaagaaaaggagacaattgaagaattgagCTCCCTGAAGAACGTTCTAGATCTTGAAAATGCCTACATGAAAGTAATAAGACAGCTGTTTACTTCAAATTCGAACTTTTTAAACGAGTACACCAGTGAAACAGTTCAACAAAATAATCCAGAGTATGGTTATGGTTTGTTTTTAAACCAAAACAAAAGACgtgaagaattggttgcTTTGGCAAGACGTTCTTTAGACCCATCTCTTTACGGTACTACGGATGCTGTTTCATTCGTTCAACTACTTGGTAAGTGGGTTTCCTACCACGACCAATCGCTGGACGAGTCCGCTTTGAAGGAGGCTAACGTTGTTAGTCAACAGGTGtttgaatttttacaaaaacaTGGAGATTCAAAGAAGGCTTCTGAGTTTCTACAATTAGGCTCTGACGAAGAATCCTATGTCTTCAAATCCACTTGGTTGGTGGGTTCTGATGCATGGTCCTACGATTTGGGTAACTCTGGTGTTCACCAAGTACTTTCCGGTAAAAAGAACATCAACGTTCTATTAATTGACTCTGAACCATTTGAACATAGAAAGGAGACTCAACAGAGAAAGAAGGATGTAGGTCTTTATGCCATGAACTTTGGTCATGTTTACGTCGCTTCAGTGGCAGTCTACTCTTCGTATTCACAGCTACTGACGGCATTCATTGAAGCCTCCAGATACAATGGACCATCCATTGTTCTTGCCTACTTGCCTTATCACTCTGAAAGAGACACTCCTTTGGAAATCCTTAAGGAGACTAAGAAGGCAGTGGGATCTGGTTATTGGCCATTGTTCAGATATGACCCAAGCaaagaggatgatgaagctTTTGTCCTTGATTCCTCTGTGATTAGAAGAGAGTTGCAAACCTTCCTAGACAGAGAAAACAGATTAACCTTATTGTCCAAGAAATACCCTGACTTTTCTAGAAATCTTGTACAATCGGCTAGCGATAAGGTGACCAAGAAACAAGAACGTAGAGCCAAGCAAGCTTACGAACAACTGCTAGAAGGCTTAAGCGGACCACCATTGCACGTTTACTTTGCATctgatggtggtaatgcGGCCTCTTTAGCTAAGAGATTAAGCAATAGGGCTGCTGCCAGAGGTCTGAAGGCAACTTGCCAATCCATGGACGAGATCGATCTAGAAGATTTGCctggtgaagaaaatgtGATTTTTATTACTTCTACTGCCGGTCAAGGTGAATTCCCACAAGACGGTAAGGGTTTCTGGGATGCCTTGAAAGGTTCTACAGGTATGGACTTGGGATCTCTAAAGTTCTCTGTTTTTGGTTTAGGTGACTCGCTTTACTGGCCACGTAAGGAAGACAAACATTATTACAACCGTCCATCCAGagaattgttcaagaaACTGGAAATTTTGGCTGCCAAGGCCATCGTTCCATTGGGTCAAGGTGATGACCAAGACGCTGATGGTTACCAAACGGCTTATGGTCCAtgggaagaagaattatgGGAAGCCCTTGGTGTCTCCGGTGCCAATGTTGCTGATGAACCAAAGCCATGGACTAACGAAGATATGAAGATTAACTCTGATTTCTTGAGAGGTACCATTGTTCCAGGtttggaagatgaatcGACTGGTACCATTCACGCACATGACCAGCAATTGACCAAGTTCCACGGTTGCTATATGCAGGATGACCGTGATGTTAGGGATGTTCGTAAGGCACAAGGCATGGAACCATATTACGCCTTCATGGCCAGAATCAGATTACCAGGTGGTAAGGCTAACCCAGAACAATGGTTGATTTTGGACAGACTTTCCAATGAGAGCGGTAATGGCACTATGAAGTTGACCACCAGAGCTACTTTCCAATTACATGGTATAGTGAAGAGAAACCTAAAACACACCATTAGAGGTATGAACTCTACATTGATGGATACTTTGGCCGCTTGTGGTGACGTTAACAGAAACGTTATGCTTTCAGCCATTCCTCACAATGCTAAAATTCACCAACAGATTTCTGACTTCGGCTACAAGGTCTCTGAGTACTTCTTGCCCAACACCACTGCTTACCACGAAATCTGGTTGAACGGAGTAGATGATCGTGATTATGATCCTAACTGGCcttcaatctttgaaaacaGGAAAGATGGTCctacaaagaaaaagactAAAGTTAGTGGTGGTGCTCTGGTGGATGTCGAGCCCCTTTATGGTCCTACTTACTTGCCAAGAAAGTTCAAAGTTAACATTGCCGTTCCACCATACAATGATGTGGATGTGTGGTCTAGTGATGTTGGTTTAGTCACTATTGTTGACCCAGAAACTCAAGAGGTGACTGGTTATAACATGTATGTCGGTGGTGGTATGGGTACTACTCACAATAACAAGAAGACTTACCCAAGAACAGGTTCTTTGTTCGGTTATTTACCAGTATCTGACGTTATCAAAGCTATTGAAGGTGTTATGATTGTTCAAAGGGATAATGGTGATCGTAACGACCGTAAGCACGGCCGTTTAAAGTACACCATCGACGATATGGGTGTTGATATTTACAAGTCTAAGGTGGAAGAACACATGGGTAGGAAATTTGAACCAGGAAGACCATTCGAGATTAAGGATAACCATGACTACTTTGGCTGGGTCAAGGATGAGACGGGCATGAATCACTTTACCGCCTTTATCGAAAATGGTAGAGTCGAGGACACTGTTGAGTTACCTCAGAAGACCGGTATGAAGAAGGTTGCTCAGCTAATGCAAAAGCATGGCTCTGGTCATTTCAGACTAACAGGTAATCAACATGTTGTAATTTGTGATATAAAGGACGAGCATTTGGATGAAGTCAAGAAAGTTCTTCACAAGTATAAGTTGGATAATACCGACTTCAGTCCATTAAGATTGCATTCTGCCTCCTGTGTCGGTCTTCCAACTTGTGGTTTGGCTATGGCAGAATCTGAACGTTATCTACCTGAGTTGATCAGTAAAGTGGAGGACATTCTGGAAGAGCTAGGATTGCGTCACGACTCTGTTGTGATGAGGATGACTGGTTGTCCCAACGGTTGCGCTCGTCCATGGTTAGGTGAAGTTGCCTTAATTGGTAAGGCACCAGAGACTTACAATTTAATGCTTGGTGGTGGTTACTACGGTCAAAGAATCAACAAGCTATACAGAGCATCCGTCAAGGAGGAAGAGATACTAGAAATCCTAAAAGACCTATTTAAGAGATGGTCTCAAGAGAGAGAGGAAGGTGAACACTTCGGTGACTTCTTGATCAGAGTCGGTGTGATTGCACCAACTTTAGAAGGTAAATACTTCCACGATGATATTCCAGAGGAAACTGTGTGA
- a CDS encoding uncharacterized protein (some similarities with uniprot|Q03661 Saccharomyces cerevisiae YMR219W ESC1 Protein localized to the nuclear periphery, involved in telomeric silencing; interacts with PAD4-domain of Sir4p) — MIKDEMTTQQVRQLENDKLNELDRAAQAQLDYNNSVSNDSLTVREILELERNGTTTVD, encoded by the coding sequence ATGataaaagatgaaatgacCACTCAGCAGGTTAGACAGCtagaaaatgataaattgaatgaattggatcGTGCAGCTCAAGCACAGTTAGACTATAACAACAGTGTTTCCAATGACTCATTGACGGTAAGagaaatcttggaattggaaaggAACGGTACTACAACAGTCGACTGA
- the RPN10 gene encoding proteasome regulatory particle base subunit RPN10 (similar to uniprot|P38886 Saccharomyces cerevisiae YHR200W RPN10 Non-ATPase base subunit of the 19S regulatory particle of the 26S proteasome), giving the protein MVLEATVITIDNSEYSRNGDFPRTRFEAQIDAVEFIFQAKRNSNPENTVGLILSAGSNPRVLSTFTSEFGKILSGLHDTHIEGSIHLGTAIQIAALTLKHRQNKVQHQRIVVFVCSPIQDDRQELMKLAKKLKKNNIAVDIINFGEIEHNTAIVEEFIETVNNSQEESSHLLNIQPGPRLLYEHIAGSRIILEEGAAGGSGFDGDSAGGDNGFMDFGVDPSVDPELAMALRLSMEEEQQRQERLRQQQEQQEQQQQQQESQGQGQEQEQENKS; this is encoded by the coding sequence ATGGTATTAGAGGCAACTGTTATAACCATTGATAATTCTGAATACTCAAGGAATGGAGATTTCCCCAGAACGAGGTTCGAAGCACAGATCGATGCTGTTGAATTCATCTTTCAGGCAAAACGTAACAGTAATCCCGAAAATACTGTAGGCCTAATTTTATCAGCAGGTTCTAATCCAAGAGTTTTATCCACATTTACATCAGAATTTGGTAAGATCTTATCAGGTTTGCACGATACTCATATTGAAGGATCCATTCATCTAGGGACAGCCATTCAAATTGCTGCATTAACGTTAAAACACCGCCAAAATAAAGTTCAGCATCAACGAATCGTTGTATTTGTATGCTCCCCCATCCAAGATGACAgacaagaattgatgaagttaGCCAAAAAGCTAAAAAAGAATAACATTGCAGTAGACATTAtcaattttggtgaaataGAACATAATACAGCCATCGTAGAGGAATTCATCGAGACTGTAAACAATTCTCAAGAAGAGAGCAGTCATTTATTGAATATACAACCAGGCCCAAGATTACTATATGAACACATTGCAGGGTCTCGTATAATTCTAGAAGAAGGTGCTGCCGGTGGTAGTGGATTCGATGGTGATAGTGCGGGAGGTGATAATGGATTTATGGACTTCGGTGTTGATCCTTCAGTAGATCCAGAATTGGCAATGGCATTACGTCTATCTatggaagaagaacaacagaGACAGGAAAGGTTgagacaacaacaagaacaacaggaacaacagcagcagcagcaagAAAGTCAGGGGCAAGgacaagaacaagagcaGGAGAATAAATCTTAG